TATATCGGCCCTTTTGCTTAGCCATCCCGTGACTTTTTTGCGAGACCATCACACTTGATCAGTCGCCAAGAAAAAAACTATTCAGAAGCCAAAATCAGATGAAATTCACCCCGAACGGTTGTTCTCCCTGGGGGTCCTGCAACTGCCGTTGACCTGTTTTCAACTCCCACAGGTACTCATTTACCTTGTGTTGCAGGCACAAGGTGCCGCACATGGAATGGGCATCGAAGTGACCAGAGGCAATCAGCCGCATGACCTCCCGGTAGCGCTCACCCTGCCAGATATCTTTGAATGAGGCGTCGGCAATATTGCCGATATGGTAGGTATTATATTTACGATTAAACAACATGCCGCAAGGGGCCACTAGTCCGGAGCCGGAGAACTGCATAATGAAGGCCGGGCCGTAGCACTTGCTGTAGTTGCGCTTGCCGCCGCTCAGGATCTTCGACCATTTGGCCTGGACCAGGTAGTCGCTATCGGAGAGCGCCTCCGCCTCTTTGAGCAAAGAGACCAAATCAAAATAGCGCTCGTACTCAACTCCCAGGCTACCCCCCTCATCATCGCTGCAGTGCTTGATCACCAGGTAATCAACCCCCAGGACCTTGCCCAGGCGTGCAAGCGGCAGCACCTGATCGGCAAAATCAGGCATCAACACCATCTGCAGGCCGATCATGGTGGACAACTGCTGCTCTTTTTTAACCTTAACCGCGACCTTGACCGTTTCACACACCTCATGAAACAGCTCCTCCCGGCAGCCGTGTATCTCGGCATAGCGTTTCGCCTGACCTGCTGAGATGTTGAAGCGGAGATAGGTCAAAGCCGACAAGATCTCGGGGATCCTCTCCCGCTGCAA
The sequence above is drawn from the Desulfobulbaceae bacterium genome and encodes:
- a CDS encoding radical SAM protein, translating into MIGTSNLILDGHKLEWHRERVEAWLAGEHIAPITIDCALTRACNLRCVYCYGQLQANDEKRLTRESISRFLDDSAEIGVKAISLVSDGESTCSPHLYHTILHGRHNGLDMALGTNGTLLQRERIPEILSALTYLRFNISAGQAKRYAEIHGCREELFHEVCETVKVAVKVKKEQQLSTMIGLQMVLMPDFADQVLPLARLGKVLGVDYLVIKHCSDDEGGSLGVEYERYFDLVSLLKEAEALSDSDYLVQAKWSKILSGGKRNYSKCYGPAFIMQFSGSGLVAPCGMLFNRKYNTYHIGNIADASFKDIWQGERYREVMRLIASGHFDAHSMCGTLCLQHKVNEYLWELKTGQRQLQDPQGEQPFGVNFI